The proteins below are encoded in one region of Halalkalicoccus jeotgali B3:
- a CDS encoding cbb3-type cytochrome c oxidase subunit I: protein MQVDGQIALTVLMGLLLLIVAGWIARIEDWRSYTPLASGGGRAVDDSAHGTHEKPGGLIRWLTTVDHKDIGILYAIFGTFALVWGGVTVALMRTELFSPTTVLMDPTTYNALMTSHGITMLFLFGTPMIAAFGNYVLPLLIGADDMAFPRINAIAFWLLPVAGSLIWAPFLLMAVGIEPAQTGWTMYPPLSLDQSALGVDFMLLGLHLSGISATLGAINFIATIFTERAPDVGWERLDIFSWTMLTQSGLILFAFPLLGSVLLMLLLDRNLGTTFFTTEGGGYILYQHLFWFFGHPEVYILVLPPMGLVSLILPRFAGRKLFGFKFVVYSTLAIGVLSFGVWAHHMFTTGIDPRIRSAFMAVSLAIAVPSAVKVFNWITTLWSGRLRLTVPMLFCLGFVSNFIIGGVTGVFLASIPVDAVLHATYYVVGHFHYIVMGAIGFALFAAVYYWFPLMTGRMYQRSLGLIHFWLSFIGTNVTFFAMILLGYGGMPRRYAEYLPQYATLHQATTVGAFLIFIGGVVFLWNIIQSWLEGPRVESGDPWNLKEDGMVSHEWAWFEHQLETRLADGGEPDDDTAMTDGGERE from the coding sequence ATGCAGGTAGACGGGCAAATAGCCTTGACCGTCCTGATGGGGCTCCTCCTGTTGATCGTCGCAGGGTGGATCGCCCGCATCGAGGACTGGCGTTCGTACACGCCGCTCGCCAGTGGGGGTGGGCGTGCGGTCGACGACAGCGCGCACGGAACACACGAAAAACCCGGCGGACTCATCCGCTGGCTCACCACGGTCGATCACAAGGACATCGGGATCCTCTACGCGATCTTCGGTACGTTTGCGCTCGTATGGGGAGGGGTGACGGTCGCGTTGATGCGGACCGAACTGTTCTCGCCGACGACGGTCCTCATGGACCCGACGACGTACAACGCCCTGATGACGAGCCACGGGATCACGATGCTGTTCCTGTTCGGGACGCCGATGATCGCCGCGTTCGGTAACTACGTCCTCCCGCTTTTGATCGGGGCCGACGACATGGCCTTTCCCCGGATCAACGCCATTGCCTTCTGGTTGCTTCCGGTCGCCGGGTCGCTGATCTGGGCGCCGTTTCTCCTGATGGCCGTCGGGATCGAACCCGCCCAGACCGGCTGGACGATGTACCCGCCGCTGTCGCTTGATCAGAGTGCACTCGGGGTCGACTTCATGTTACTCGGGCTGCACCTCTCGGGAATCAGCGCCACGCTGGGTGCGATCAACTTCATCGCGACCATCTTCACCGAGCGTGCCCCCGACGTCGGCTGGGAGCGACTCGACATCTTCTCATGGACGATGCTTACCCAGTCGGGATTGATCCTCTTTGCATTCCCGCTGTTGGGCAGCGTGTTGCTCATGTTGCTGCTCGACCGGAACCTCGGGACGACCTTCTTCACCACCGAGGGTGGCGGGTACATCCTCTATCAGCACCTCTTTTGGTTCTTCGGCCATCCCGAGGTCTATATCCTCGTGTTGCCCCCGATGGGGCTGGTGAGCCTGATCCTGCCCCGGTTTGCAGGCCGCAAGCTCTTCGGGTTCAAGTTCGTCGTCTACTCGACGCTCGCCATCGGCGTGCTCTCGTTTGGCGTGTGGGCCCACCACATGTTCACGACGGGTATCGATCCCCGGATCCGCTCGGCGTTCATGGCGGTTTCGCTCGCGATCGCGGTGCCGAGCGCAGTGAAGGTCTTTAACTGGATCACGACACTGTGGTCGGGCCGTCTGCGCCTGACGGTGCCGATGTTGTTCTGTCTCGGTTTCGTCTCGAACTTCATCATCGGCGGGGTCACCGGCGTGTTCCTCGCCTCCATCCCCGTCGACGCCGTACTTCACGCCACCTACTACGTCGTCGGACACTTCCACTATATCGTGATGGGCGCGATCGGCTTTGCGCTCTTTGCGGCCGTTTACTACTGGTTCCCGCTCATGACGGGCCGGATGTACCAGCGCTCGCTCGGGCTGATCCACTTCTGGCTCTCCTTTATCGGGACGAACGTGACCTTCTTCGCGATGATCCTGCTTGGCTACGGCGGGATGCCCCGTCGGTACGCCGAGTACCTGCCCCAGTACGCGACCCTCCATCAGGCCACGACGGTTGGGGCGTTTCTCATCTTCATCGGCGGGGTCGTCTTCCTGTGGAACATCATCCAGTCGTGGCTCGAAGGGCCCCGTGTCGAGAGCGGCGACCCGTGGAACCTCAAGGAAGACGGAATGGTTTCCCACGAGTGGGCGTGGTTCGAACACCAACTCGAAACCCGACTCGCTGACGGCGGCGAACCTGACGATGACACCGCGATGACCGACGGCGGCGAACGCGAGTAA
- a CDS encoding DUF6684 family protein — MSRLLDDRVFNKETLLDSTVNLVPFAILMFFLVLYVVATPSGWQDGSLMSIYMLTIIISMIWGLLHLTYATAKRI; from the coding sequence ATGAGCCGACTGCTCGACGACCGCGTCTTCAACAAGGAGACGCTGCTCGACTCGACGGTGAACCTGGTGCCGTTTGCCATTCTAATGTTCTTTCTCGTCCTGTACGTCGTCGCGACCCCGAGCGGGTGGCAGGACGGATCGCTGATGAGCATCTACATGTTGACGATCATCATCAGTATGATCTGGGGACTCCTGCACCTGACGTACGCGACCGCAAAGCGCATCTAA
- a CDS encoding DUF7410 domain-containing protein — protein sequence MSAPVFERADEAPATCPECGRPFARTEYVTLHLGLDHPEVLSESDRERFVEVYRGETEEMKRFRLKALAALLLVYFGFLYLYLFVG from the coding sequence ATGTCAGCACCGGTCTTCGAGCGAGCCGACGAGGCCCCGGCCACCTGCCCGGAGTGTGGCCGGCCATTCGCGCGCACGGAGTACGTCACCCTCCATCTCGGCCTCGACCACCCGGAGGTGCTTTCGGAGTCCGACCGCGAGCGTTTCGTCGAAGTCTATCGGGGCGAGACCGAGGAGATGAAGCGGTTCCGGCTGAAGGCGCTCGCGGCGCTTCTCCTCGTCTACTTCGGGTTCCTGTACCTGTATCTCTTCGTCGGCTAG
- a CDS encoding acyl-CoA mutase large subunit family protein → MYDEEDLDAIRTERERWETETLDPVLGRHGERKEDFATVSNLEVDRLYTPADVADIDYESDLGYPGEEPYTRGVYPTMYRGRTWTMRQFAGFGTAEETNERFHYLIDEGQTGLSVAFDMPSLMGKDSDDPLSEGEVGKEGVAVDTLRDMEVLFAGIDIGEVSTSFTINPSAAVIYAMYVALADQQGVPREEVRGTLQNDMLKEFIAQKEWVVPPEPSLGVVTDTIEFAVQQTPRFKPVSISGYHIREAGSTAVQELAFTLADGFAYVEDCLERGLDVDAFAPQLSFFFNSHNSIFEEVAKYRAGRRIYARIMDEWYGAEDPRSKQMKFHTQTAGQSLTAQQPLNNVVRVTIQALAGVFGGTQSLHTNSFDEALALPSEEAVRVALRTQQIIAEESGAADTVDPLGGSFAVEALTDETERRTMEYLEEIREMGEGSVRDGVLWGISEGYFHREIQDASYEYQERVEQGEEVVVGVNSYTLEEDTSPDVLHVDEQAAAEHQTERLRKVKAERDDGTVEAHLDSIRKAIRGDENVMPPIVDAVKAYATMGEIMAVFEAEHGSYRETVGLAR, encoded by the coding sequence ATGTACGACGAGGAGGACCTCGACGCGATCCGAACCGAGAGGGAGCGCTGGGAGACCGAGACCCTCGACCCGGTCCTCGGTCGTCACGGCGAGCGAAAGGAAGACTTCGCGACCGTCTCGAACCTCGAGGTCGATCGCCTCTACACCCCCGCGGACGTGGCCGATATCGACTACGAATCGGACCTTGGCTATCCGGGCGAGGAACCCTACACCCGCGGGGTCTATCCGACGATGTATCGGGGCCGGACGTGGACCATGCGACAGTTCGCGGGCTTTGGCACTGCAGAGGAGACCAACGAGCGCTTTCACTACCTGATCGACGAGGGCCAAACCGGGCTCTCGGTGGCCTTCGACATGCCCAGTCTGATGGGCAAGGACTCGGATGACCCCCTCTCGGAGGGCGAGGTCGGCAAGGAGGGCGTCGCCGTCGACACGCTGCGGGACATGGAGGTGCTGTTCGCCGGGATCGACATCGGGGAGGTCTCGACCTCCTTTACGATCAACCCCTCGGCGGCGGTGATCTACGCGATGTACGTCGCGCTTGCGGACCAACAGGGCGTGCCCCGCGAGGAAGTGAGGGGAACCCTCCAAAACGATATGCTCAAGGAGTTCATCGCCCAGAAGGAGTGGGTCGTCCCGCCGGAGCCCTCGCTCGGGGTGGTCACCGACACCATCGAGTTCGCCGTCCAGCAAACCCCGCGGTTCAAACCCGTCTCGATCTCGGGTTATCACATCCGTGAGGCGGGCTCGACGGCCGTTCAGGAACTCGCCTTCACCCTCGCGGACGGCTTTGCCTATGTCGAGGACTGTCTGGAACGCGGCCTCGATGTCGACGCCTTCGCGCCCCAGCTCTCGTTCTTTTTCAACTCGCACAACTCGATTTTCGAGGAGGTCGCGAAGTACCGCGCGGGACGACGGATCTACGCGAGGATCATGGACGAGTGGTACGGCGCGGAGGACCCCCGTTCGAAGCAGATGAAGTTCCACACGCAGACCGCAGGCCAGTCCCTTACTGCTCAACAGCCCCTGAACAACGTCGTGCGCGTCACAATCCAGGCGCTCGCGGGCGTCTTCGGGGGCACTCAGAGCCTCCATACCAACTCCTTCGACGAGGCGCTTGCCCTCCCGAGCGAGGAGGCCGTGCGGGTCGCACTCAGGACCCAACAGATCATCGCCGAGGAGTCTGGTGCGGCCGACACCGTCGATCCCCTCGGCGGAAGTTTCGCCGTCGAGGCGCTGACCGACGAGACCGAACGCCGGACGATGGAGTACCTCGAGGAGATCCGCGAGATGGGCGAGGGGTCGGTCCGAGATGGCGTTCTGTGGGGGATCTCCGAGGGCTACTTCCACCGCGAGATCCAGGACGCATCCTACGAGTACCAAGAACGCGTCGAACAGGGCGAGGAGGTCGTCGTCGGGGTAAACAGCTACACCCTCGAAGAGGACACCAGCCCGGACGTCCTTCACGTCGACGAACAGGCCGCCGCAGAACACCAGACCGAGCGCCTCCGGAAAGTCAAAGCCGAACGCGACGACGGGACGGTCGAGGCCCACCTCGACTCGATCCGAAAGGCTATCCGCGGGGACGAAAACGTCATGCCCCCCATCGTCGACGCCGTCAAGGCCTACGCGACGATGGGCGAGATCATGGCCGTCTTCGAGGCCGAACACGGCTCCTATCGGGAGACCGTCGGACTGGCCCGGTAG
- a CDS encoding DUF7541 family protein has translation MEEQSGLSDRHRKASPWPLFVALGLALAEVGVFLDLIAIAVGGLLLLVGSLGGILSESGYAKTPWPAVGALGLVLAIVGVVLTAIYPLGGGGALDLGFRAISIAIAGLMCMGGSLLGRVLAGRASPL, from the coding sequence ATGGAAGAGCAATCGGGGTTGAGCGACCGACACCGCAAGGCCAGCCCGTGGCCGCTGTTCGTCGCGCTTGGGCTGGCGCTCGCGGAGGTGGGTGTCTTTCTGGATCTTATCGCGATCGCGGTGGGGGGACTGTTGTTGCTCGTCGGCAGCCTCGGCGGGATCCTGAGCGAGTCGGGGTACGCAAAGACGCCTTGGCCCGCCGTCGGCGCGCTCGGGCTCGTCCTCGCGATCGTCGGGGTCGTCCTGACGGCGATCTACCCGCTTGGCGGCGGCGGGGCGCTCGATCTGGGGTTTCGGGCGATTTCGATCGCGATCGCGGGACTGATGTGTATGGGTGGGTCGTTGCTTGGGCGCGTGCTCGCGGGACGTGCCTCGCCGCTGTAG
- a CDS encoding acyl-CoA synthetase, with amino-acid sequence MVDYDSLVADFEWDVPEEYNLPAVIESHGESFGDRVALEFRNEAGDRTERTYGDLRGDMNRFANALAERRIGKGDRVLLLLPRHPDVFAIQLGVLKRGALVVPCSSMLAPKDIEYRATDCEATGIVCDASLLEMVEPVLEETPLETLVALDGDTSGDLDGGATFDAFEGDWASFTDLVAAEEGHHDGPALGAADPMSINYTSGTTGQPKPVLHRHRWMRCFELVNGPYWWGITAEDDLEDELLWATTGTGWAKWFWSPVGVGLTTGARQFVYGGAFDPERFLELLEEEGVTRLCAVPTQYRMFSQTDLGAYDPALREAVSAGEPLNRDPIAAFEEAFGVTPRDGYGQTETVALVTNYPGIEVKPGSMGKPAPGMGTTIIDPDEEREVEPGEIGEIAVPVDCPGIFDGYFERPDLDERTFAGEYYRTGDLASRDEEGYFFFEGRADDIIISAGYRIGPFEVEDALIEHEAVTEAAAVASPHDERGNVVKAYVVLADGYEGNEDLTEEIQAVVKSETAPYKYPRRIEYVTELPKTSSGKIRRIELRKRERA; translated from the coding sequence ATGGTCGATTATGACAGTTTGGTGGCGGACTTCGAGTGGGACGTTCCCGAGGAGTACAACCTCCCGGCGGTGATCGAATCCCACGGCGAGTCGTTCGGCGACCGGGTCGCACTCGAGTTCCGCAACGAGGCCGGAGATCGGACCGAACGTACCTACGGCGACCTGCGTGGGGACATGAACCGGTTCGCGAACGCGCTCGCCGAGCGCAGGATCGGAAAGGGGGATCGTGTGTTGTTGCTCCTTCCACGACACCCCGACGTCTTCGCGATCCAACTGGGGGTACTGAAACGTGGCGCGCTCGTGGTCCCCTGTTCGTCGATGCTCGCCCCGAAGGACATCGAGTATCGTGCGACCGACTGCGAGGCGACGGGGATCGTCTGTGACGCCTCGCTGCTCGAGATGGTCGAACCCGTTCTCGAGGAGACGCCCCTCGAGACGCTCGTCGCTCTGGACGGCGATACGAGCGGCGACCTCGACGGGGGCGCGACCTTCGACGCGTTCGAGGGTGACTGGGCGTCGTTTACCGACCTCGTCGCGGCCGAAGAGGGCCACCACGACGGGCCCGCACTCGGGGCCGCGGACCCGATGTCGATCAACTACACCAGCGGGACGACCGGCCAGCCGAAACCCGTCCTCCACCGCCACCGCTGGATGCGGTGTTTCGAACTCGTCAACGGACCCTACTGGTGGGGAATCACGGCCGAAGACGACCTCGAGGACGAACTCCTGTGGGCGACCACCGGAACCGGGTGGGCGAAGTGGTTCTGGAGCCCGGTCGGCGTCGGTCTGACCACCGGCGCGAGGCAGTTCGTCTATGGGGGCGCGTTCGACCCGGAGCGCTTTCTCGAACTCCTCGAAGAGGAGGGCGTCACACGGCTGTGTGCGGTTCCGACGCAGTACCGGATGTTCTCGCAGACGGACCTCGGGGCCTACGACCCCGCGCTCCGGGAGGCGGTCTCGGCGGGCGAACCGTTGAACCGCGATCCGATCGCGGCCTTCGAGGAGGCCTTCGGCGTGACGCCCCGGGACGGCTACGGGCAGACCGAGACGGTCGCGCTCGTCACCAACTACCCCGGGATCGAGGTCAAGCCCGGGAGCATGGGCAAGCCGGCACCTGGGATGGGGACGACGATCATCGACCCGGACGAAGAGCGGGAGGTCGAACCGGGCGAGATCGGCGAGATCGCCGTTCCGGTCGACTGTCCGGGGATCTTCGACGGCTACTTCGAGCGCCCGGACCTCGACGAGCGGACGTTCGCGGGCGAGTACTACCGGACCGGGGATCTGGCCTCCCGTGACGAGGAGGGCTACTTCTTCTTCGAGGGGCGGGCCGACGACATCATCATCTCGGCGGGCTACCGGATCGGCCCCTTCGAAGTCGAGGACGCCCTGATCGAACACGAGGCGGTCACGGAGGCCGCCGCGGTGGCGAGCCCCCACGACGAGCGGGGCAATGTCGTCAAGGCCTACGTCGTGTTGGCCGACGGCTACGAGGGGAACGAGGACCTCACCGAGGAGATCCAGGCCGTCGTCAAATCGGAGACGGCCCCCTACAAGTACCCCCGCCGGATCGAGTACGTCACCGAACTCCCGAAGACCTCGAGCGGGAAGATCCGCCGGATCGAACTCCGAAAGCGAGAACGGGCCTGA
- a CDS encoding acyl-CoA dehydrogenase family protein has product MINRDTVELSDQQRLVRDSIREICADFDATYWREKDREGEYPHEFAEALAEHGWFGALIPEEYDGAGMGTPETVVMMEEIAASGGGFSAAQSVHGGIYNSVSLVEYASEELKADLLPKVAAGEMSIQAFGLTEPNAGSDSTAIETRARKEGDEYVIDGQKIWTSRIDASDYLVLMARTTPRADVEKRTRGISMFLVDIDEALSKGTLEVEAIEKTASNAVHSYECWFEGLRVPEERLIGEKGRGFYQMLDGLNEERLVIAAECVGLGEAALDAGVEYANQREVFGRSIGTNQAIQHPLAAAYARVQAAKAVVYNGANAVGSEAGADLGARANVAKYLASEAAFEAADAAVQTHGGFGIAREYDVERYFREARLTRLVPITQQLALNFLGENALGMERSY; this is encoded by the coding sequence ATCTGTGCGGATTTCGACGCGACCTATTGGCGCGAGAAGGACCGCGAGGGAGAGTACCCACACGAGTTCGCCGAGGCGCTCGCCGAACACGGCTGGTTCGGCGCACTGATCCCCGAGGAGTACGACGGGGCGGGGATGGGCACGCCCGAGACGGTCGTCATGATGGAAGAGATCGCAGCCAGCGGCGGCGGGTTCAGTGCCGCCCAGTCGGTCCACGGTGGGATCTACAACTCCGTCTCGCTCGTCGAATACGCGAGCGAGGAGCTGAAAGCCGACCTGCTTCCGAAAGTCGCGGCCGGCGAGATGTCGATCCAGGCCTTCGGCCTCACCGAGCCCAATGCGGGCTCGGACTCGACGGCCATCGAGACCCGCGCGCGAAAGGAGGGCGACGAGTACGTGATCGACGGCCAGAAGATCTGGACCTCGCGGATCGACGCGAGCGACTACCTCGTGTTGATGGCCCGGACGACGCCACGCGCGGACGTCGAAAAGCGCACCCGCGGGATCTCGATGTTCCTCGTCGACATCGACGAGGCGCTCTCGAAGGGCACCCTCGAAGTCGAGGCGATCGAGAAGACTGCGAGCAACGCCGTCCACTCCTACGAGTGCTGGTTTGAGGGGCTTCGCGTCCCGGAAGAACGGCTCATCGGTGAGAAAGGCCGCGGGTTCTACCAGATGCTCGACGGGCTGAACGAGGAACGACTCGTGATCGCCGCCGAGTGCGTTGGATTGGGTGAGGCGGCTCTGGATGCGGGCGTCGAGTATGCGAACCAGCGCGAAGTCTTCGGCCGGTCCATCGGGACGAACCAGGCGATCCAGCACCCGCTCGCGGCGGCCTACGCACGGGTGCAAGCGGCCAAGGCCGTGGTCTACAACGGGGCGAACGCCGTCGGTTCGGAGGCCGGCGCGGATCTGGGCGCGCGCGCGAACGTCGCGAAGTACCTCGCGAGCGAGGCGGCCTTCGAGGCGGCCGACGCGGCCGTCCAGACCCACGGCGGGTTCGGAATCGCCCGCGAGTACGATGTCGAACGCTACTTCCGCGAGGCGCGCCTCACGCGGTTGGTACCGATCACCCAACAGCTCGCGCTCAACTTCCTCGGCGAGAACGCCCTCGGGATGGAGCGGTCGTACTGA
- a CDS encoding DUF7520 family protein, which translates to MSESATAGSRVSGHRVVVAIYVGLVVFAGIMGFLLGSIVEDLRSVALLGVIPIPPTPIGLAVYGSVTIALLLGVLLLGVRYASSVE; encoded by the coding sequence GTGAGCGAATCAGCTACCGCCGGATCGCGCGTCTCGGGCCATCGGGTCGTCGTGGCGATCTACGTCGGGTTGGTCGTCTTCGCAGGTATCATGGGGTTTCTCCTCGGTTCCATCGTCGAGGACCTCCGGTCGGTCGCACTGCTCGGCGTGATCCCGATCCCGCCGACGCCGATCGGTCTGGCCGTCTACGGGTCGGTGACGATCGCCCTCTTGCTCGGGGTGCTCTTACTCGGGGTACGATACGCCTCGTCGGTCGAGTGA
- a CDS encoding cytochrome c oxidase subunit 3, which produces MTVSEDSGDDHGHHLPAVEDWPKGFGEASWWPFIAAMGASGIYIGAALFILAMGELPLQPLVGGGLVLASVIVFLVGLYGWVYHAFIKAFWQGDGHGNSGLRWGMVLFLCTEVATFGALFIYYFQIRIASWPPADFEVISGPLVAGTVALGSIEIPIISEIVLANTLILILSSGTIHWAHSQLLKDNRRNFILGLGATLLLGVIFLFGQSYEYYEFIVHEGFTLAAAQEALYASAFYGLTGLHGLHVSMGAVLIAIVFVRALYGQYSAERHTSVSTVSMYWHFVDVVWIFLVAVLYLGAVV; this is translated from the coding sequence ATGACCGTTTCCGAAGACTCTGGCGACGACCACGGCCACCACCTGCCGGCCGTCGAAGACTGGCCGAAGGGCTTTGGTGAGGCCAGTTGGTGGCCCTTCATCGCCGCGATGGGGGCCTCGGGGATCTACATCGGGGCCGCACTGTTCATCCTCGCGATGGGCGAACTACCGCTGCAGCCGCTCGTCGGCGGCGGGCTCGTTCTCGCGAGCGTCATCGTATTCCTCGTCGGGCTGTATGGCTGGGTCTACCACGCGTTCATCAAGGCGTTCTGGCAGGGTGACGGTCACGGCAACAGCGGCCTTCGCTGGGGGATGGTCCTGTTCTTGTGCACCGAAGTCGCGACCTTCGGTGCGCTGTTCATCTACTACTTCCAGATCCGGATCGCCAGTTGGCCGCCCGCCGACTTCGAGGTGATTTCGGGACCGCTCGTCGCCGGCACCGTCGCGCTGGGCTCGATCGAGATCCCCATCATCAGCGAGATCGTCCTCGCGAACACGCTCATCCTGATACTGAGCAGCGGGACGATCCACTGGGCACACTCCCAGTTGCTGAAGGACAACCGCCGGAACTTCATCCTCGGCCTCGGAGCGACCCTCCTGCTCGGCGTGATCTTCCTCTTCGGCCAGAGCTACGAGTACTACGAGTTCATCGTCCACGAAGGGTTCACGCTGGCCGCCGCCCAGGAGGCGCTGTACGCCAGTGCCTTCTACGGGCTGACCGGCCTGCACGGGCTGCACGTCTCGATGGGTGCAGTGCTCATCGCCATCGTCTTCGTGCGCGCGCTCTACGGCCAGTATTCGGCCGAACGCCACACTTCGGTCTCGACGGTCTCGATGTACTGGCACTTCGTCGACGTCGTCTGGATCTTCCTCGTCGCCGTGCTGTACCTCGGCGCGGTCGTCTGA
- a CDS encoding long-chain-fatty-acid--CoA ligase, translating into MHKPLLTTDFLDRARRHYGDQEAVVATTGERFTYGELGDRVDRLSAALAERGIEKGDRVAVLDPNTHYHLEAAYAIMQLGAIHTPLNYRLVPEDFEYILNDAGVKAVIADHEHAGKIEPIRGSVPTDLYISNDANATDGDWVDFDALLSDSTGEYDRPEMTEDEVITINYTSGTTGDPKGVCRTHRTETLHAYLVSLHQEIRDDDVYLWTLPMFHVNGWGHIYAITGMGAKHVCTRGIDAEWILETIRTEDVSYLCAAPTVLNMLIERYEETGEGTQGSNPVRAATAGAAPPEATIRTVEDEFGWYLKHVYGATETGPLITTSDARRLFDPDSTDRFAIKKRQGLGYLGTEIRVVDDEGEDVPRDDATIGEIVVRGNQVMEGYWEKPDATEEAFSDRIEGYYHTGDLAVVDEHGMISIQDRKKDIIISGGENISSIELEDTLFEHPAVADAAVIPAPSKKWGETPKAFLVPANGDPDSPGASAEEITEFTRERLAGYKVVHEIEFVEELPTTATGKIQKFELRQREWDEEDRMVGEG; encoded by the coding sequence ATGCACAAGCCACTGCTGACGACCGACTTTTTAGACCGGGCACGCAGGCACTACGGTGACCAGGAAGCCGTGGTGGCGACCACGGGGGAGCGATTCACGTACGGGGAACTCGGCGACCGGGTCGATCGGCTCTCGGCGGCCCTCGCAGAGCGGGGGATCGAGAAGGGCGACCGGGTTGCGGTGCTTGATCCCAACACCCACTACCACCTCGAGGCGGCCTACGCGATCATGCAACTGGGGGCGATCCACACGCCGCTGAACTACCGGCTGGTCCCCGAGGACTTCGAGTACATCCTGAACGACGCGGGGGTGAAAGCGGTCATCGCCGATCACGAACACGCCGGAAAGATCGAACCGATCCGCGGGTCGGTCCCGACCGACCTCTACATCTCGAACGATGCGAACGCCACCGACGGCGACTGGGTGGATTTCGACGCCCTACTTTCGGACTCGACCGGCGAGTACGACCGCCCCGAGATGACGGAAGACGAGGTCATCACGATCAACTACACCTCGGGGACCACGGGCGACCCGAAGGGGGTCTGTCGGACCCACCGGACCGAGACGCTCCACGCGTATCTCGTCAGCCTCCACCAGGAGATCCGCGACGACGACGTTTATCTGTGGACGCTGCCGATGTTCCACGTCAACGGTTGGGGGCATATCTACGCGATCACGGGGATGGGTGCGAAACACGTCTGCACCAGAGGAATCGACGCCGAGTGGATCCTCGAGACCATCAGGACCGAGGACGTCTCGTATCTGTGTGCCGCCCCGACTGTGTTGAACATGCTGATCGAGCGCTACGAGGAGACCGGCGAGGGGACCCAGGGGTCCAATCCCGTCCGGGCGGCCACGGCGGGCGCCGCGCCGCCCGAGGCGACCATCCGGACCGTCGAGGACGAGTTCGGCTGGTATCTCAAACACGTCTACGGCGCGACCGAGACCGGCCCGCTGATCACGACCTCTGACGCGAGACGGCTGTTCGATCCCGACTCGACGGATCGCTTCGCGATCAAGAAGCGACAGGGGCTTGGCTATCTCGGAACCGAGATCCGCGTCGTCGACGACGAGGGCGAGGACGTCCCCCGCGATGATGCCACCATCGGCGAGATCGTCGTCCGGGGTAATCAGGTGATGGAGGGCTACTGGGAGAAACCCGATGCCACGGAGGAGGCCTTCTCGGATCGGATCGAGGGGTACTACCACACCGGCGACTTGGCCGTGGTCGACGAGCACGGGATGATCTCGATCCAAGACCGCAAGAAGGACATCATCATCTCCGGGGGCGAGAACATCTCCTCGATCGAACTCGAGGACACCCTCTTCGAGCATCCCGCCGTGGCCGACGCCGCGGTAATTCCCGCGCCGAGCAAGAAGTGGGGTGAGACTCCGAAGGCGTTTCTCGTCCCCGCGAACGGCGATCCCGACAGTCCGGGCGCGAGCGCCGAGGAGATCACCGAGTTCACCCGTGAGCGACTGGCGGGCTATAAGGTCGTCCACGAGATCGAGTTCGTCGAGGAACTCCCCACGACCGCTACCGGGAAGATCCAGAAGTTCGAACTGCGCCAGCGCGAGTGGGACGAGGAAGACCGGATGGTCGGCGAGGGGTAG